From one Phocaeicola salanitronis DSM 18170 genomic stretch:
- a CDS encoding acyl-CoA thioesterase yields the protein MATELTYRHVMPVQIRFSDVDQYGHMNNSSYFSIYDLAKTSYMREVFGDQNWNDVGIVVANINADFLAPVFFSDELYIETTVVHLGHKSFTLLQRAVNKASGVLKCQCRTVMVGYDMATKEPVELPDSFKQTICEYEGKSLEELSKPL from the coding sequence GATGCCGGTGCAGATTCGTTTTAGTGATGTCGACCAGTATGGTCACATGAACAATTCGTCGTATTTCTCCATTTACGATTTGGCGAAGACTTCGTACATGCGCGAGGTGTTTGGAGACCAGAACTGGAATGATGTAGGCATTGTGGTGGCAAATATCAATGCAGATTTTCTGGCTCCGGTGTTTTTCTCGGACGAGTTGTATATCGAGACTACGGTGGTTCACTTGGGACATAAGAGCTTTACCCTGCTCCAACGTGCCGTCAACAAGGCAAGCGGGGTATTGAAGTGCCAGTGCCGCACGGTGATGGTAGGCTATGATATGGCAACGAAAGAGCCGGTAGAGCTGCCCGATTCGTTCAAGCAGACCATTTGCGAGTATGAAGGAAAGTCGTTGGAGGAACTTTCGAAACCATTATAA
- the proC gene encoding pyrroline-5-carboxylate reductase — MTDMKVAIIGAGNMGGAIARGLAQGHYVQEQDILVTNPSTPKLERLKADFPGIRVSTNNREASDADVVIVAVKPWKVEEVLKPLRLRQPQILVSVAAGLTFENLAHFVEPEMPMFRVIPNTAISERASMTLIAARNASDHQVQTMLDLFNEMGLAMLIEEKQFAAATSLTSCGIAYVLKYVQAAMQAGVELGIRPKDAMKMVAQTVEGAARLLLANEDTHPALEIEKVTTPGGITIKGVNSLEHDGFTSVVIKAIKASM; from the coding sequence ATAACAGACATGAAAGTAGCAATTATCGGAGCCGGCAATATGGGCGGAGCAATCGCCCGCGGATTGGCTCAAGGACATTATGTACAGGAACAAGACATTCTTGTGACCAATCCCAGCACACCGAAGCTGGAGCGCCTGAAGGCGGACTTTCCCGGCATCCGGGTGAGCACGAACAACCGCGAAGCCTCGGATGCCGATGTGGTAATCGTGGCGGTAAAGCCCTGGAAAGTAGAAGAGGTGCTGAAGCCTTTGCGCTTGCGCCAGCCTCAGATACTGGTCTCGGTTGCCGCCGGGTTGACTTTCGAGAACCTTGCCCACTTTGTCGAGCCGGAGATGCCGATGTTTCGGGTAATCCCGAATACCGCCATATCCGAGAGGGCAAGCATGACGCTGATAGCCGCGCGGAACGCTTCGGACCATCAGGTGCAGACGATGCTGGACCTGTTCAACGAGATGGGGCTTGCCATGCTGATAGAAGAAAAGCAGTTCGCGGCTGCCACCTCGCTCACCTCGTGCGGCATCGCTTACGTGCTGAAGTATGTGCAGGCCGCCATGCAGGCGGGGGTAGAGCTGGGCATCCGTCCGAAAGACGCGATGAAGATGGTGGCTCAGACCGTTGAGGGAGCCGCAAGGCTGTTGCTCGCCAACGAAGACACGCATCCTGCGCTGGAGATTGAGAAGGTCACCACACCGGGCGGCATTACGATTAAAGGTGTCAACTCGTTGGAGCACGACGGGTTTACCTCGGTGGTGATAAAGGCGATTAAGGCAAGTATGTGA